The Triticum dicoccoides isolate Atlit2015 ecotype Zavitan chromosome 6A, WEW_v2.0, whole genome shotgun sequence genome has a window encoding:
- the LOC119316800 gene encoding apoptosis inhibitor 5-like protein API5 codes for MATANADAAEVERLYELGDRLSSAKDKSQHAADYEAIIASVKGQNVKAKQLAAQLIPRYFRSFPALGTFAMEAMFDLVEMEELAIRIQAIRGFPLLGKDAEFISKIADILGQLLTSEENVERDAVHKALMSLIRQDVKNSLQPLFKHVESGSEIREKIICFLRDKVFPVKAELLKPQAEMERYITDLIKKSVQDVTGLEFKLFMDFLRSLSIFGDTAPRESFQELIEIIQAQADLDAQFDVSDIDHIERWTSCIYMALPIFTRGASSSKFLNYFAKQIVPVFDKIPEEKKLDLLKTVAASSPYAAAQDSRQLLPSIVQLLKKYMPGKKVDDINHNYVECLLYTFHHLAHKTPNTTNSLCGYKIVTGQPSDRLGEDFSEHYKDFIERLTGTEDTVRAASKRLTQGMADFNKAISSAKTEEEKTKIKADQQKSTMTMRSYNNILAMSQPLHGKSPLFIGDKKITLSWMEQPKKPAASTAGGKRTQPASNGNAPLNKKGRGDGGMHNQLVNRAFEGLPCGGGRGSGRGRGRGGRGRGWGYR; via the exons ATGGCAACCGCCAACGCCGACGCTGCCGAGGTCGAGCGGCTCTACGAGCTCGGCGACCGACTTTCCTCAGCCAAGGACAAGTCCCAG CACGCGGCGGACTATGAGGCGATCATAGCGTCGGTGAAGGGGCAAAACGTTAAAGCGAAGCAGCTGGCGGCACAGCTCATCCCCCGTTACTTCCGGAGTTTCCCAGCCCTCGGTACCTTCGCCATGGAAGCAATGTTCGACCTCGTTGAGATGGAAGAGCTCGCG ATCAGAATACAAGCTATTCGTGGGTTTCCGCTTCTTGGCAAAGATGCAGAGTTCATCTCAAAAATTGCAGATATTCTTGGTCAGCTCCTTACAAGTG AGGAAAATGTGGAGCGTGATGCTGTTCATAAAGCACTCATGTCCCTTATACGACAAGATGTTAAAA ATTCGTTGCAGCCTTTATTTAAGCACGTGGAGTCAGGATCAGAGATCCGTGAAAAGATTATTTGTTTCCTCCGAGACAAG GTTTTTCCTGTCAAAGCAGAGCTACTAAAGCCTCAAGCAGAAATGGAAAGATATATAACTGATTTGATAAAGAAA AGTGTACAAGATGTTACTGGGCTGGAATTTAAATTATTCATGGATTTTCTGCGGAGTTTGAGCATATTTGGGGATACTGCTCCTCGAGAATCCTTTCAAGAATTAATTGAAATCATTCAAGCACAAGCTGATCTTGATGCACAGTTTGAT GTTTCTGATATCGATCATATAGAGAGGTGGACCTCATGCATCTATATGGCTCTTCCTATCTTCACG AGAGGTGCATCAAGCAGCAAGTTTCTCAACTACTTTGCTAAGCAAATCGTTCCAGTTTTCGATAAG ATTCCGGAGGAGAAGAAACTGGATTTACTTAAGACAGTTGCTGCTAGCTCGCCATATGCTGCAGCACAAGATTCACGCCAGCTGCTTCCATCCATTGTTCAGTTGCTCAAG AAGTATATGCCTGGGAAGAAGGTAGATGATATTAATCACAATTATGTCGAGTGCTTGCTATACACTTTTCACCATTTGGCTCATAAG ACACCAAACACAACAAACAGTCTCTGTGGTTACAAGATCGTTACTGGACAGCCATCAGATAGACTTGGAGAGGATTTCTCAGAACATTACAAAGATTTTATTGAGAG GTTAACTGGAACAGAAGACACGGTTCGAGCAGCCTCGAAGAGACTAACCCAGGGAATGGCAGATTTCAACAAGGCAATATCTTCAGCAAAGACAGAAGAAGAGAAAACTAAAATC AAAGCGGATCAGCAAAAATCGACGATGACAATGCGGTCCTATAATAATATATTGGCAATGTCACAG CCATTGCATGGGAAATCTCCGTTATTCATTGGAGATAAGAAAATTACTCTATCATGGATGGAACAACCAAAGAAACCAGCAGCTTCAACAGCTGG AGGGAAGAGGACCCAGCCTGCTAGTAACGGGAATGCCCCTTTAAACAAGAAGgggcgaggagatggaggaatgcaCAATCAGCTTGTGAACAGAGCTTTTGAGGGGTTACCCTGTGGTGGTGGTAGAGGCAGTGGAAGAGGGCGGGGCAGAGGAGGCCGAGGAAGAGGTTGGGGCTACCGCTGA